The Salinibaculum sp. SYNS191 genome has a window encoding:
- a CDS encoding CPBP family intramembrane glutamic endopeptidase, with the protein MDERVDGLRQVFWNPAERRLRAPVRIAAMFVLVVLVAQVVVLLVAGVEVVVALPDPVANSVVLALLTGAVAFLAGLLDRRTLRDIGLGGGRAWLAELAVGFAVGLLMAVVSVGILVAGGFATVAAAAPTDPSIVLGGGAAGVLYALIFFGGVGLFEEFVIRGYLLVNVAEGLRGAVDTGRTAVLAAVLGTAGLFGVLHAANPGGTVLSLVNIAVAGLFFGLVFAVTGRLAFPIGAHIAWNFGVGSVFGLPVSGLTTDTALVTVTTDGPTLVTGGSFGPEGGVVMLAGLAAGVGAFVLWTRLRGGDLAVDERIAVPELLSE; encoded by the coding sequence ATGGACGAACGGGTCGACGGCCTCAGGCAGGTGTTCTGGAATCCGGCGGAGCGACGCCTGCGTGCGCCGGTCCGCATCGCCGCGATGTTCGTGCTCGTGGTGCTCGTCGCACAGGTCGTCGTCCTCCTCGTCGCGGGGGTCGAGGTCGTCGTGGCACTGCCCGACCCCGTCGCGAACTCGGTGGTACTCGCGCTGTTGACCGGCGCCGTCGCATTCCTCGCGGGCCTCCTCGACCGCCGCACCCTCCGGGACATCGGGCTGGGCGGCGGCCGCGCGTGGCTGGCGGAGTTGGCCGTCGGATTCGCGGTCGGACTGCTGATGGCCGTCGTCAGCGTCGGTATCCTCGTCGCCGGCGGGTTCGCCACCGTCGCGGCGGCCGCGCCGACGGACCCGAGCATCGTTCTCGGCGGCGGCGCGGCGGGAGTGCTCTACGCACTCATCTTCTTCGGCGGCGTCGGCCTCTTCGAGGAGTTCGTCATCCGTGGGTATCTCCTCGTCAACGTCGCGGAGGGCCTGCGCGGCGCGGTCGACACCGGCCGGACGGCGGTGCTCGCCGCCGTCCTCGGGACCGCCGGCCTGTTCGGCGTCCTGCACGCGGCCAACCCCGGCGGCACCGTCCTCTCGCTGGTCAACATCGCGGTCGCCGGCCTCTTTTTCGGGCTCGTCTTCGCCGTCACCGGTCGCCTGGCCTTCCCCATCGGCGCGCACATCGCCTGGAACTTCGGCGTCGGCTCCGTCTTCGGCCTCCCGGTCAGCGGACTGACGACCGACACCGCCCTGGTGACCGTGACGACGGACGGCCCGACGCTCGTGACCGGCGGGTCGTTCGGCCCGGAGGGCGGCGTCGTGATGCTCGCCGGCCTCGCCGCCGGCGTCGGCGCGTTCGTCCTCTGGACGCGCCTGCGCGGCGGCGACCTCGCCGTCGACGAACGTATCGCCGTCCCCGAGTTGTTGTCCGAGTAA
- the radA gene encoding DNA repair and recombination protein RadA has product MSTGEDLEDLPGVGPATAEKLKDNGFDNYQGIAVASPGELSNTADIGESSAADIINAAREAADIGGFESGAAVLERREQIGKLTWGVDEVDELLGGGVETQSITEVYGEFGAGKSQVTHQLAVNVQLPAEYGGLEGSAIFIDSEDTFRPERIDDMLRGLPEEAIEAAMVTHEVVEEEEDADADDDALMEDLLEAFLDKIHVAKAFNSNHQILLAEKAQEIAGETQEEEFPVRLLCVDSLTAHFRAEYVGRGELADRQQKLNKHLHDLMRVGDLNNTAVVVTNQVAANPDSFFGDPTQPIGGNILGHTSTFRMYLRKSKGDKRIVRLVDAPNLADGEAVMRVEEGGLMEE; this is encoded by the coding sequence ATGTCCACAGGTGAAGACCTCGAAGACCTGCCGGGAGTCGGTCCGGCGACAGCAGAGAAGCTCAAGGACAACGGGTTCGACAACTACCAGGGTATCGCCGTCGCCAGCCCCGGCGAACTCTCCAACACCGCCGACATCGGCGAGTCAAGCGCCGCCGACATCATCAACGCCGCCCGCGAGGCCGCCGACATCGGCGGCTTCGAGTCCGGTGCTGCGGTCCTGGAGCGCCGCGAGCAAATCGGCAAGCTCACCTGGGGCGTCGACGAGGTCGACGAACTCCTCGGCGGCGGCGTCGAGACCCAGTCCATCACGGAGGTCTACGGCGAGTTCGGGGCCGGCAAGTCCCAGGTCACCCACCAGCTCGCGGTGAACGTGCAACTCCCCGCCGAATACGGTGGGCTGGAGGGCAGCGCCATCTTCATCGACAGCGAGGATACGTTCCGCCCCGAGCGCATCGACGACATGCTCCGTGGCCTGCCCGAGGAGGCCATCGAGGCGGCGATGGTCACCCACGAGGTGGTCGAGGAGGAGGAGGACGCCGACGCCGACGACGACGCCCTCATGGAGGACCTGCTGGAGGCGTTCCTCGACAAGATTCACGTCGCGAAGGCGTTCAACTCCAACCACCAGATTCTCCTCGCGGAGAAGGCCCAGGAAATCGCCGGCGAGACCCAGGAGGAGGAGTTCCCGGTCCGCCTGCTCTGTGTCGACTCGCTGACCGCGCACTTCCGCGCGGAGTACGTCGGCCGCGGCGAACTCGCCGACCGCCAGCAGAAACTCAACAAGCACCTCCACGACCTGATGCGCGTCGGCGACCTGAACAACACCGCCGTCGTCGTCACGAACCAGGTGGCGGCCAACCCCGACTCCTTCTTCGGGGACCCGACCCAGCCCATCGGCGGCAACATCCTCGGCCACACCTCCACGTTCCGCATGTACCTCCGCAAGTCCAAGGGCGACAAGCGCATCGTCCGCCTCGTGGACGCGCCGAACCTCGCCGACGGCGAGGCCGTCATGCGCGTCGAGGAAGGCGGCCTGATGGAAGAGTAA
- the pspAB gene encoding PspA-associated protein PspAB codes for MGVLDALKQVLGVKADADATRDADPDDLFGMSTAYVTMEADLDYVPAGEAGLCFAGVDSTQFEAAVDEIRTILDAGSEETGTIAQLHEDDHGYRWIVLEDDDFEDLVTTIHFAVRTLVDLDFGSRLLAAVFAFRNPREDQTVYWIYSFRRGSFYPFVPEGTQERDQRVEFKLEGVLDGELTVEDDKAYWYPLWPDTPGGHPWE; via the coding sequence ATGGGGGTCCTCGACGCGCTCAAGCAGGTGCTCGGCGTGAAGGCCGACGCCGACGCGACGCGGGACGCGGACCCCGACGACCTCTTCGGGATGAGCACCGCCTACGTCACGATGGAAGCCGACCTCGACTACGTCCCGGCGGGCGAGGCGGGGCTGTGTTTCGCCGGCGTCGACAGCACGCAGTTCGAGGCGGCCGTCGACGAGATCCGGACGATTCTCGACGCCGGCAGCGAGGAGACCGGCACCATCGCACAGCTCCACGAGGACGACCACGGCTACCGGTGGATCGTTCTGGAGGACGACGACTTCGAGGACCTGGTGACGACCATCCACTTCGCCGTCCGCACGCTGGTCGACCTCGACTTCGGGTCGCGGCTGCTCGCGGCCGTCTTCGCCTTCCGGAACCCCCGCGAGGACCAGACGGTCTACTGGATTTACTCCTTCCGGCGGGGCTCCTTTTATCCGTTCGTGCCCGAGGGCACCCAGGAGCGCGACCAGCGCGTCGAGTTCAAACTGGAGGGGGTTCTCGACGGCGAACTCACCGTCGAGGACGACAAGGCCTACTGGTACCCCCTCTGGCCGGACACCCCCGGCGGCCACCCCTGGGAATAG
- the htpX gene encoding zinc metalloprotease HtpX, with amino-acid sequence MQWRTDWGLRGRMLLTIVLLGALYVVFMAVLWTAFRSVLAIALLMGAFSLGQFFFSDRLALWSMGAKEVSPSEYPDLHRSIDRLSQQADLPKPTVAVAETSVPNAFATGRSQSSATVCVTEGLLGTLDREELEGVLAHELAHVKNRDVAVMTIASFLSTIAFLIVRWGWLFGGGGDRRGHPSIFVAIAVSLVVWVVSFLLVRALSRYREYAADRGGALITGKPSALASALLTIDGRMDQVPDEDLRDQAEMNAFFVIPIDRGFVGRIARTHPPTEKRVERLRDLERELET; translated from the coding sequence ATGCAGTGGCGCACAGACTGGGGGCTCCGTGGCCGGATGCTCCTGACCATCGTCCTCCTCGGCGCGCTCTACGTCGTCTTCATGGCCGTCCTCTGGACGGCGTTCCGGAGCGTGCTGGCGATTGCCCTCCTCATGGGCGCGTTCTCGCTCGGCCAGTTCTTCTTCAGCGACCGCCTGGCGCTGTGGAGCATGGGCGCGAAGGAGGTCAGCCCGTCGGAGTACCCGGACCTCCACCGGAGCATCGACCGCCTGTCCCAGCAGGCCGACCTGCCGAAACCGACCGTCGCCGTCGCGGAGACGAGCGTGCCCAACGCCTTCGCGACCGGGCGCTCGCAGTCGTCCGCGACGGTCTGTGTCACGGAGGGGCTGCTGGGGACGCTCGACCGCGAGGAACTGGAGGGCGTGCTCGCCCACGAACTCGCCCACGTCAAGAACCGCGACGTGGCGGTGATGACCATCGCCTCTTTCCTGTCGACTATCGCCTTCCTCATCGTCCGCTGGGGCTGGCTGTTCGGCGGGGGCGGCGACCGGCGCGGCCACCCATCCATCTTCGTCGCCATCGCCGTCTCGCTGGTGGTGTGGGTCGTCTCCTTCCTGCTCGTGCGCGCGCTCTCGCGGTACCGCGAGTACGCGGCCGACCGTGGTGGCGCGCTCATCACGGGCAAACCCAGCGCGCTCGCATCCGCCCTGTTGACCATCGACGGCCGGATGGACCAGGTGCCCGACGAGGACCTGCGCGACCAGGCCGAGATGAACGCGTTCTTCGTCATCCCCATCGACCGCGGGTTCGTCGGCCGCATCGCCCGCACCCACCCGCCGACCGAGAAGCGCGTCGAACGACTCCGCGACCTCGAACGGGAGCTCGAGACCTGA
- a CDS encoding 60S ribosomal export protein NMD3, translated as MSRSGEFCPRCGDPIERATSLDVDGPDAALCDECYLDEYDLVDAPERVQVRVCSQCGAVHRGNRWVDVGAEDYTDVAVEEVTEALSVHVAADSISWQVAPEQVDETTIRMHCQFSGVLRGTPVAEEVTVPVKIGRETCTRCGQIAGGSYAATVQVRARERAPTDEELDRAVEIAEAYVADREGRGDRNAYITEIGDADDGKNIKVSTSQLGRAIAERIVRQLGGTVDESRRLITEDEDGERVYRMAYAARLPAYRPGEVIDPADDEGPVLVSSVQGNLKGTRLTTGEHYEAPFEDGEAPDAERLGWREDGEQTTLVAVEDDRAVQVLDPETYESKTVARPEYMDTDADEVPVLKSRAGLHVLPDDE; from the coding sequence ATGAGCCGGTCAGGGGAGTTCTGTCCGCGGTGCGGGGACCCAATCGAGCGAGCGACGTCGCTCGACGTCGATGGCCCCGACGCGGCGCTGTGCGACGAGTGCTACCTCGACGAATACGACCTCGTGGACGCGCCAGAGCGGGTCCAGGTCAGGGTCTGCAGCCAGTGCGGCGCGGTCCACCGCGGCAACCGCTGGGTCGACGTCGGTGCCGAGGACTACACCGACGTCGCCGTCGAGGAGGTCACGGAAGCCCTCTCGGTGCACGTCGCCGCCGACAGCATCTCCTGGCAGGTCGCGCCCGAGCAGGTCGACGAGACCACCATCCGGATGCACTGTCAGTTCTCCGGCGTCCTGCGGGGCACGCCCGTCGCCGAGGAGGTGACCGTCCCCGTCAAAATCGGCCGCGAGACCTGCACCCGCTGCGGGCAGATCGCCGGCGGGTCCTACGCCGCCACCGTGCAGGTCCGCGCCCGCGAGCGCGCCCCGACGGATGAGGAACTCGACCGCGCCGTCGAAATCGCGGAGGCCTACGTGGCCGACCGCGAGGGCCGGGGCGACCGGAACGCCTACATCACGGAGATCGGCGACGCGGACGACGGCAAGAACATCAAGGTCTCGACGAGCCAGCTCGGGCGGGCCATCGCCGAGCGCATCGTCCGGCAACTCGGCGGGACCGTCGACGAGTCCCGCCGCCTCATCACCGAGGACGAGGACGGCGAGCGCGTCTACCGGATGGCCTACGCCGCCCGGTTGCCGGCCTATCGCCCCGGCGAGGTCATCGACCCCGCGGACGACGAGGGGCCGGTGCTGGTCAGCAGCGTCCAGGGCAACCTCAAGGGGACCCGACTGACCACCGGCGAGCACTACGAGGCCCCCTTCGAGGACGGCGAAGCCCCCGACGCCGAGCGCCTGGGCTGGCGCGAGGACGGCGAGCAGACCACCCTGGTCGCCGTCGAGGACGACCGCGCGGTCCAGGTGTTAGACCCGGAGACCTACGAGTCGAAGACGGTCGCCCGTCCCGAGTACATGGACACCGACGCCGACGAGGTGCCGGTGCTGAAGAGCCGCGCCGGACTGCACGTCCTGCCCGACGATGAGTGA
- a CDS encoding class I SAM-dependent methyltransferase, whose protein sequence is MSDDATELALSAIVEKPRAQAAIGSLRAEGVYDDSRSVTEAGGETVAIPVTETPTQTDVLEVVREEGEPRLRSLEDHLRERGWTDDELDAAPGSWAVLGSVILVTMPDAPRPAEVGEALLSMHGAADTVLARGGIDGQHRQPDVTVVAGEGDTETVHREHGTEYAMDLAEVMFSPGNKAERARMGESVREDDRVLDMFAGIGYFTLPMARAGARVTAIERNPDAFQYLLENTMRNDVADRVEPYRADNRDVLDSYEGEKFERVVMGYYEAHEYLPSALPMLESGGTVHMHEATPETLVPDRPVDRLEAAAADAGRSVEVLDVREVKGYSEGVAHVVVDARVE, encoded by the coding sequence ATGAGTGACGACGCGACAGAGCTGGCGCTGTCCGCCATCGTCGAGAAGCCCCGCGCACAGGCGGCTATCGGGTCGCTGCGCGCCGAGGGCGTCTACGACGACAGCCGCTCGGTCACGGAGGCGGGCGGCGAGACGGTCGCGATTCCAGTGACGGAGACCCCCACCCAGACCGACGTACTGGAGGTCGTCCGCGAGGAGGGTGAGCCGCGCCTGCGGAGCCTGGAAGACCACCTCCGCGAGCGCGGGTGGACCGACGACGAACTCGACGCCGCGCCCGGGTCGTGGGCTGTGCTGGGCAGCGTCATCCTCGTCACGATGCCCGACGCGCCCCGACCGGCGGAGGTCGGCGAGGCGCTGCTGTCCATGCACGGCGCAGCGGACACGGTCCTCGCCCGCGGCGGCATCGACGGCCAGCACCGCCAGCCCGACGTGACCGTCGTGGCCGGGGAGGGCGACACCGAGACGGTCCACCGCGAGCACGGCACTGAATACGCGATGGACCTCGCCGAGGTGATGTTCTCACCGGGCAACAAGGCCGAACGGGCGCGGATGGGCGAGTCCGTTCGGGAGGACGATCGCGTCCTCGACATGTTCGCCGGCATCGGCTACTTCACGCTGCCGATGGCCCGTGCCGGGGCGCGCGTGACCGCCATCGAGCGCAACCCCGACGCCTTCCAGTACCTCCTGGAGAACACGATGCGCAACGACGTCGCCGACCGGGTGGAGCCGTACCGCGCGGACAACCGCGACGTGCTCGATTCCTACGAAGGTGAAAAGTTCGAGCGGGTCGTCATGGGCTACTACGAGGCTCACGAGTACCTCCCGAGCGCGCTGCCGATGCTCGAGTCGGGTGGAACGGTGCACATGCACGAAGCCACGCCGGAAACGCTGGTGCCGGACCGTCCCGTCGACCGCCTGGAGGCGGCCGCGGCCGACGCTGGCCGGTCGGTGGAGGTGCTGGACGTGCGCGAGGTCAAGGGCTACAGCGAGGGCGTCGCCCACGTCGTCGTGGACGCCCGCGTCGAGTGA
- a CDS encoding ATP-dependent DNA helicase, producing the protein MDTSRIYEEFPAPSYRGAQEQALADIRDAFDVGNDVVLVRAPTGSGKSLLARAIAGCARRAGSGDPTAPGRAYYTTPQVSQLDDVAGDRLLDDLSIIRGKNNYSCILPGETDTPVDQAPCAREREFDCEVKHRCPYFSDRTIAANQSIAAMTLAYFMQTAGSDVFGTRDVVVIDEAHGLGNWAEMYATIDLGPDTVPFWYDAEPPAIDDLDDAVEYADYLRTLADRRLEELRGNAELTPEEVAARDRLNELRGDLGWFAEEYRDPEGTTTWVVDQPDGEGSRVTIKPMNPERYLNHTVWERGRKFALLSATILNKDAFCANVGLDTDNVALVEVPHTFPVENRPLYDITQGKMTYEHRDETLPGIARSLVRIMQSHPDEKGLVHCHSYAIQDQLYALLADFGVDSRVRTHDSDDRDGQLGAWKRADDPDVFLSVKMEEALDLEGDLCRWQVLCKAPYPNTRDSRVAHRLEEGQWGWYYRTALRTVIQACGRVVRAPDDYGATYLADSSLLDLFERARHDMPDWFREQVDRMSRPDLPAFAPGAALDGQSSATTRRRSRRSGRSKSSGTSGENHPLSDVWD; encoded by the coding sequence GTGGACACGTCCCGCATCTACGAGGAGTTCCCCGCCCCCAGCTACCGCGGCGCGCAGGAGCAGGCGCTGGCGGACATCAGGGACGCGTTCGACGTCGGCAACGACGTGGTACTGGTCCGCGCGCCGACCGGCAGCGGGAAGTCCCTGCTCGCCCGCGCCATCGCCGGGTGTGCCCGCCGCGCCGGCAGCGGCGACCCGACCGCGCCGGGCCGGGCCTACTACACGACGCCACAGGTCTCGCAACTGGACGACGTGGCCGGCGACCGACTGCTCGACGACCTCTCCATCATCCGCGGGAAGAACAACTACTCCTGCATCCTCCCCGGCGAGACGGACACGCCGGTCGACCAGGCCCCCTGCGCCCGCGAGCGGGAGTTCGACTGCGAGGTGAAACACCGCTGTCCGTACTTCTCGGACCGCACTATCGCCGCCAACCAGTCCATCGCGGCGATGACGCTGGCCTACTTCATGCAGACCGCCGGCTCCGACGTGTTCGGCACCCGCGACGTGGTGGTCATCGACGAGGCTCACGGCCTGGGCAACTGGGCCGAGATGTACGCGACCATCGACCTCGGCCCCGACACGGTGCCGTTCTGGTACGACGCCGAACCGCCCGCCATCGACGACCTCGACGACGCCGTCGAGTACGCCGACTACCTCCGGACGCTCGCGGACCGCCGTCTCGAAGAACTGCGGGGCAACGCCGAACTCACGCCGGAGGAGGTGGCCGCCCGCGACCGGCTGAACGAACTCCGCGGCGACCTCGGGTGGTTTGCCGAGGAGTACCGCGACCCCGAGGGGACGACGACCTGGGTGGTCGACCAGCCCGACGGCGAGGGGTCGCGGGTCACAATCAAGCCGATGAACCCCGAGCGCTACCTCAACCACACCGTCTGGGAGCGCGGCCGGAAGTTCGCGCTCCTGTCCGCGACCATCCTCAACAAGGACGCCTTCTGCGCCAACGTCGGCCTCGATACCGACAACGTGGCACTGGTCGAGGTGCCCCACACCTTCCCCGTCGAGAACCGCCCGCTGTACGACATCACGCAGGGGAAGATGACCTACGAGCACCGCGACGAGACGCTGCCGGGCATCGCCCGGTCGCTGGTGCGCATCATGCAGTCACACCCCGACGAGAAGGGACTGGTCCACTGCCACTCCTACGCGATTCAGGACCAGCTCTACGCGCTCCTGGCCGACTTCGGCGTCGACTCCCGCGTCCGGACTCACGACAGCGACGACCGCGACGGCCAACTCGGGGCCTGGAAGCGCGCCGACGACCCCGACGTCTTCCTCTCGGTGAAGATGGAAGAGGCGCTGGACCTGGAGGGCGACCTCTGTCGCTGGCAGGTGCTGTGCAAGGCCCCCTATCCGAACACCCGTGATTCCCGTGTCGCCCACCGGCTGGAGGAGGGGCAGTGGGGCTGGTACTACCGGACGGCGCTGCGGACGGTCATCCAGGCCTGCGGGCGCGTCGTGCGCGCACCCGACGACTACGGGGCGACGTACCTCGCGGACTCGTCGCTTTTAGACCTCTTCGAGCGCGCCCGCCACGACATGCCCGACTGGTTCCGCGAGCAGGTCGACCGGATGTCACGGCCGGACCTGCCGGCCTTTGCGCCGGGGGCGGCGCTCGACGGCCAGTCCAGTGCGACCACCAGGCGACGCTCGCGGCGCTCCGGGCGGTCGAAGTCGTCGGGAACGAGCGGCGAGAATCACCCGCTCTCCGACGTGTGGGACTAG
- a CDS encoding DUF7561 family protein, with protein MARQPCDGCGKPVTIAGGIANIWTLEKDTTGGIELELADGSEYFLCFECIERLPDDHDVTAEDVANL; from the coding sequence ATGGCACGCCAGCCCTGCGACGGGTGCGGCAAGCCGGTGACGATAGCCGGCGGCATCGCGAACATCTGGACGCTGGAGAAGGACACGACAGGCGGCATCGAACTCGAACTCGCCGACGGCAGCGAGTACTTCCTCTGTTTCGAGTGCATCGAGCGCCTGCCCGACGACCACGACGTGACCGCGGAGGACGTCGCGAACCTCTAG
- a CDS encoding NAD(P)H-binding protein, translating into MDVLVTGATGFVGSRLVPALVAAGHDVRALVRDAGRYDTPEGVTVFEGDLLDPGSFDDALDGAEAAYYLVHSMQAGEDFEERDRTAARNFADAASEVGVDRVVYLGGLGEEGEELSRHLQSRREVEEYLTEGEYELTTLRAAIIIGHGSASFEMVRQLASRLPLMVTPRWVQNECQPIAIDDVLSYLVGVLDEPETAGSTYEIGGPDVLTYGEILKRTARVMGRITPVIIPVPVLTPRLSSYWVGLVTNVDAGVARPLIDGLKNPVVVHDDSIREYLDFELTPFETAVKRAIAARRGERTSGDVAIARAGGTA; encoded by the coding sequence ATGGACGTACTCGTCACGGGTGCAACTGGCTTCGTCGGCAGCCGCCTCGTCCCCGCGCTGGTCGCGGCGGGACACGACGTGCGAGCGCTGGTCCGGGACGCCGGTCGGTACGACACCCCCGAGGGCGTGACTGTGTTCGAGGGGGACCTCCTCGACCCCGGCAGCTTCGACGACGCCCTCGACGGTGCGGAGGCCGCGTACTACCTGGTCCACTCGATGCAGGCCGGCGAAGACTTCGAGGAGCGCGACCGCACCGCCGCGCGGAACTTCGCCGACGCCGCCAGCGAGGTCGGCGTCGACCGCGTCGTCTACCTCGGCGGCCTCGGCGAGGAGGGCGAAGAACTCTCGCGACACCTCCAGTCCCGCCGTGAGGTCGAGGAGTACCTCACGGAGGGGGAGTACGAGCTGACGACCCTGCGGGCGGCAATCATCATCGGGCACGGGTCGGCCAGCTTCGAGATGGTCCGCCAGCTCGCCTCCCGTCTGCCGCTGATGGTGACGCCGCGGTGGGTGCAAAACGAGTGCCAGCCCATCGCCATCGACGACGTGCTCTCCTACCTCGTCGGCGTCCTCGACGAGCCGGAGACGGCAGGTAGCACGTACGAAATCGGCGGGCCGGACGTGCTCACCTACGGCGAGATACTCAAGCGGACCGCGCGGGTGATGGGGCGGATAACGCCGGTCATCATCCCGGTGCCGGTGCTGACGCCGCGGCTGTCCTCGTACTGGGTCGGACTGGTCACGAACGTCGACGCCGGCGTGGCACGCCCACTCATCGACGGTCTGAAGAACCCGGTCGTGGTGCACGACGACAGCATCCGCGAGTACCTCGACTTCGAGCTGACGCCGTTCGAGACGGCCGTCAAGCGGGCGATCGCGGCCCGACGCGGCGAGCGGACCTCCGGCGACGTGGCGATCGCACGCGCCGGAGGGACGGCCTGA
- a CDS encoding DUF7530 family protein: protein MGRPEYGETWVYESIIGALPGIDIGPRVALAIQFVGFEVAILALAWYYDLWTAGLAGTVAVVVATVGSAEMLRIAKRTRGETVPDAYRRLLFSSNIEVVLAVLAYVALLTHLFVWDPRTSATPLVETLFGEEPPVLAVYLTLLVLWDVCYRIGTGWWASVAAVWRSARFRFDDGTRRSLQKADLETLGFGVLQLTFLPFLTNQPVLFAVVLGHFLAVTAVTGTSVLLLQLREPSAG, encoded by the coding sequence ATGGGGCGCCCGGAGTACGGCGAGACGTGGGTCTACGAGAGCATCATCGGGGCGCTCCCCGGCATCGACATCGGCCCGCGGGTGGCGCTCGCCATCCAGTTCGTCGGCTTCGAGGTCGCCATCCTCGCGCTGGCGTGGTACTACGACCTCTGGACGGCCGGGCTCGCGGGCACCGTCGCCGTCGTCGTCGCCACGGTCGGGAGCGCGGAGATGCTGCGCATCGCGAAGCGCACCCGCGGGGAGACGGTCCCGGACGCCTACCGCCGGCTGCTCTTTTCCTCGAACATCGAGGTGGTGCTGGCGGTGCTGGCCTACGTCGCCCTGCTGACGCACCTGTTCGTCTGGGACCCCCGGACCTCGGCGACGCCGCTCGTGGAGACGCTGTTCGGCGAGGAACCCCCGGTGCTGGCGGTCTACCTGACGCTGCTGGTGCTGTGGGACGTCTGCTACCGCATCGGGACGGGGTGGTGGGCCAGCGTGGCGGCGGTGTGGCGGTCGGCGCGGTTTCGCTTCGACGACGGGACGCGCCGCTCGCTCCAGAAGGCCGACCTGGAGACGCTTGGCTTCGGGGTGCTACAGCTCACCTTCCTCCCCTTTCTGACGAACCAGCCGGTGCTGTTCGCGGTCGTGCTGGGCCACTTCCTGGCGGTCACTGCGGTGACCGGAACGTCCGTCCTCCTCCTGCAGCTACGCGAGCCTTCGGCCGGCTGA
- a CDS encoding RNA-guided endonuclease InsQ/TnpB family protein — MAWEVTRTVRVRLGVPDDRKSDLHATNDKFQYCANRTADWAWRYPEEDCVTSKSDAEDAIYDDLREETDSLHANLVQKAIKRATDDIDNCVDRLADGENTSKPHYNTFSIVYDKRAATYYRDKVSLATVNGRVECEYDLPDDPDGTPHGEYLLNDDYEFATSTVHYDSEADEFYLHAVMERELDVERPEKAEHSNVLGVDCNVDDHIAVTSTGAFVGNADYLNHQRREFEKRRASLQQTGTRSAHLTFQWIGDRFGRWSEDYLHRCSNEIVTEAKRHGCTHISFEDLEQIRERISDEKKFQQWAFRELQEQTEHKAELAGIVVETVDPSYTSQQCSKCGCTLEENRTGQHFACLDCSYIANADYNAAKNVARKLALKLQRGQKSPAGGAFCQYALKSGMMTVNATDVASDTPVSAERESTDKPTASAVGS, encoded by the coding sequence ATGGCGTGGGAGGTGACTCGAACGGTTCGCGTCCGTCTTGGCGTGCCTGACGACCGCAAGAGCGACCTTCACGCCACCAACGACAAATTCCAGTACTGCGCGAACCGCACCGCAGACTGGGCGTGGCGCTATCCCGAGGAAGACTGCGTGACCAGCAAAAGTGACGCTGAAGACGCCATCTACGACGACCTCCGCGAAGAAACGGACTCCCTGCACGCAAATCTCGTCCAGAAAGCTATCAAACGCGCCACCGACGACATTGACAACTGCGTTGACAGGCTTGCAGACGGTGAGAACACCAGCAAGCCCCACTATAACACGTTCAGTATCGTCTACGACAAGCGGGCAGCGACCTACTATCGTGACAAAGTAAGTCTCGCCACCGTCAACGGCAGAGTCGAATGCGAATACGACCTACCTGACGACCCAGATGGGACACCACACGGTGAGTATCTGCTGAACGATGACTACGAGTTTGCGACCAGCACCGTCCACTACGACAGCGAAGCCGACGAGTTCTACCTGCACGCAGTGATGGAACGGGAACTCGACGTTGAACGTCCTGAGAAAGCCGAGCATTCGAACGTGCTTGGCGTGGACTGCAACGTCGATGACCATATCGCCGTAACCTCAACAGGTGCATTCGTCGGCAACGCCGACTATCTTAACCACCAGCGCCGCGAGTTCGAAAAACGGCGTGCCAGCCTCCAACAGACTGGAACACGGAGCGCCCATCTGACGTTCCAATGGATCGGTGATAGGTTCGGTCGGTGGAGCGAAGACTACCTTCATCGGTGTTCCAACGAGATCGTCACGGAAGCCAAGCGCCACGGCTGTACGCACATTTCCTTCGAGGACTTGGAGCAGATTCGAGAGCGTATCAGCGACGAGAAGAAGTTCCAGCAGTGGGCGTTCCGCGAACTGCAAGAACAGACCGAACACAAGGCGGAACTGGCTGGCATCGTAGTCGAAACAGTCGACCCGTCCTATACCAGCCAGCAATGCTCGAAGTGTGGCTGTACACTCGAAGAAAACCGTACCGGGCAACACTTCGCCTGCTTAGACTGTTCTTATATTGCGAACGCAGATTACAACGCAGCGAAGAACGTGGCCCGAAAACTGGCGCTGAAACTCCAGCGAGGGCAGAAGTCCCCCGCTGGAGGGGCGTTCTGTCAGTACGCCCTGAAGTCGGGGATGATGACCGTGAACGCGACTGACGTGGCGTCCGACACTCCTGTGTCGGCAGAACGGGAGTCCACCGACAAGCCAACGGCTTCAGCCGTTGGTAGCTGA